The genomic segment accacatgtgggatgtttatgtaaactgcagaatcagggtaataaatattgagttttgtttggctgttaacccttgatgtgttaaagatttttttttaataaaatggaaaatctgccaaaaagtgaaattctttctttaattcttgtggaacaaaagggttaacaaagtttgtaaagtcagttttgagtaacttaaggtgtgtagtttctacaatagtaTGACATttgtggggggtttccactatgtaagccccacaaagggacttcagaaccgaactggttcttaaaaagtgggttttggaaattgacttaaaaattttaagaattgcttctaaaattctaagccttctaaagtcccccccaaaaaaatgatatttacaaaattatccaaacatgaagtagacatattgggaattttaagtaataaatatttatttaggtatcactttctgttttaaaagcacaaaaattaaaatcttgaaaattgcgaattttttaaaatgtttggtcaatttgggatttttcataaataaaggtgaatttattgactaaaatttaagactatcatgaagtacaatgtgtcacgagaaaacaatctcagaatggcctggataagtaaaagtgttccaaagttattaccacataaagtgaaacatgtcagatttccaaaatttggcctgttcgttaaggtgaaaaatggctgtgtcctgaaggggttaaggatgcAGACTTAATCATTATCCAAGTCATGCCTCAAGACCTGTTTAAAATGTCAGACAATGACTTATAGGAtacctaccttacatctggtggcataagAGGCAGAGCTGGTTTATACCATATATCCAATAGGAATGTTATAGGTTTGTCCACTACGTAGTTTGAAAAATAATCACaaatttcaatttttattttcacagagaatttcagtaaaaatattAAGGGCAGTACTATATTATCACAAAATTATCAAGAAGAAGATGAAGATAACCTGCAGTGCTCCTCAGAAGAAAACCTCATTACACTTAATGTACACCCAGttcttcacagtacagatctattatataatcccccttatcatgaggaaccttctcctgaccaattACAGGTTGTTACCAAAAATACAGGTCACAAATGGGATAAAAGGTTTCAGGGCGGTAAAGATTCTAAAGAGAATTCAAGACTTTCTACACACAGAAGAATTCACACAGAAGAGCAGCCATACtgctgtttagaatgtgggaaatgctttacaagTAAATCAGATTTTGTTAAACATGagataattcacacaggagagaagccatattcatgttcagaatgtgaaaaatgttttacaaaaaaatcatatcttgttatacatgagagaattcacacaggagaaaagccatattcatgttcagaatgtggaaaatgttttacagatcAATCCAGTTTCGTTAGACAtaggaaaattcacacaggagaaaagccatattcatgttcagaatgtgggaaaggcTATGCAGAAAAATCTGGTCTTGTTAGACataagaaaattcacacaggtgagaagccatattcatgttcagaatgtgggaaatgttatacAGAAAAATTTGGCCTTGTTAGACATAAGAAAATTCATATAGGAGAGAAgctatattcatgttcagaatgtgggaactgttttacatataaatcagatcttgttaaacatcagagaattcacacaggagaaaatctatattcatgttcagaatgtgggaaatgttttacaacgagatcacatcttgttacacatgaaagaatccacacaggagagaagccatattcatgttcagaatgtggaaaatgttttacagatagatCCAGTCTCCTT from the Bufo bufo chromosome 2, aBufBuf1.1, whole genome shotgun sequence genome contains:
- the LOC120990642 gene encoding gastrula zinc finger protein XlCGF26.1-like, producing the protein MGGPIGDPPCKSEVEEDIPGDVTTENFSKNIKGSTILSQNYQEEDEDNLQCSSEENLITLNVHPVLHSTDLLYNPPYHEEPSPDQLQVVTKNTGHKWDKRFQGGKDSKENSRLSTHRRIHTEEQPYCCLECGKCFTSKSDFVKHEIIHTGEKPYSCSECEKCFTKKSYLVIHERIHTGEKPYSCSECGKCFTDQSSFVRHRKIHTGEKPYSCSECGKGYAEKSGLVRHKKIHTGEKPYSCSECGKCYTEKFGLVRHKKIHIGEKLYSCSECGNCFTYKSDLVKHQRIHTGENLYSCSECGKCFTTRSHLVTHERIHTGEKPYSCSECGKCFTDRSSLLRHKNIHTGEKPYLCSECGKCFTDKSSLIIHRRSHTGEKPYSCSECENCFTYKSDLVKHQRIHTGENPYSCLECGKCFTDKSSLVRHKKSHIEEKPYSCSECGKCYTSKFHLVIHKRSHTGEKPYSCSECKKCFTDKSYLVRHKRRSTPNLSHNPYWSLRSSSPDTSLLYGIIVASLVYGIKVTILVMRKSCKHLKGFSPEAWCQEIDSVTTPSGHRYMINDPTFEIPFSMLEICEVFLYRQIQPLLSDSETMIV